A stretch of Chanodichthys erythropterus isolate Z2021 chromosome 20, ASM2448905v1, whole genome shotgun sequence DNA encodes these proteins:
- the mafba gene encoding transcription factor MafB, whose product MLQRSSASRSETHPEYCMRKEGEERQNSGFATLVNTLLKNRDTMSADLAMGPELPTSPLALEYVNDFDLMKFEVKKEAMAGHDRSNIRQCNRLQPQGSVSSTPISTPCSSVPSSPSFSPTEQKNHLEELYWMPSGAYPQQIDPQTLSLTPEDAVEALIGATAHGHPPPPHVQQQLQAGGFEGYRSAHHHHGHAQQQQQQPQHHHHHQYGAIPHHPDDLPGHPGAHGHHHHHHHHHSQDPDSPSPTSPGSHQQLHHRHHHHHHPHAHPGQQGHHGVGGGLNVEDRFSDDQLVSMSVRELNRHLRGFTKDEVIRLKQKRRTLKNRGYAQSCRFKRVQQKHVLENEKTQLINQVEQLKQEINRLARERDAYKLKCEKLTGANGFREAGSTSDNPSSPEFFM is encoded by the coding sequence ATGCTCCAACGCTCGAGCGCGTCGCGTTCGGAGACCCATCCAGAATATTGCATGCGCAAAGAGGGGGAAGAAAGGCAAAATTCTGGTTTTGCGACATTGGTAAACACTTTGCTGAAGAACAGGGACACGATGAGCGCCGATCTCGCCATGGGGCCCGAGCTGCCCACCAGCCCGCTGGCGTTGGAATATGTCAATGACTTTGATTTAATGAAATTCGAGGTGAAGAAAGAGGCCATGGCGGGGCACGACCGCTCCAATATACGGCAGTGCAATCGCCTCCAACCGCAGGGCTCCGTGTCCTCCACTCCGATCAGCACACCGTGCAGCTCCGTGCCGTCCTCCCCGAGCTTCAGCCCCACGGAACAGAAGAACCATCTGGAGGAGCTGTACTGGATGCCCAGCGGCGCTTACCCGCAGCAGATCGACCCGCAGACGTTAAGCCTGACGCCCGAAGACGCCGTGGAGGCTTTGATCGGTGCCACGGCCCACGGGCACCCTCCGCCCCCTCATGTGCAGCAGCAGCTGCAAGCAGGAGGCTTTGAGGGATACAGGAGCGCGCATCACCACCACGGCCACgcgcagcagcagcaacagcagccgCAGCACCACCACCACCATCAATACGGCGCGATCCCCCATCACCCCGACGACCTGCCAGGTCACCCCGGCGCGCACGGCCACCACCAccatcaccaccaccaccacagtCAGGACCCCGACAGCCCGTCTCCTACCTCGCCCGGGTCCCACCAGCAGCTCCACCACCGTCACCACCACCATCACCACCCGCATGCCCACCCGGGCCAGCAGGGTCACCACGGCGTGGGGGGCGGCCTGAACGTAGAGGACCGCTTCTCCGACGACCAGCTGGTGTCCATGTCCGTACGGGAGCTCAACCGACACCTGCGGGGTTTCACCAAGGACGAAGTGATCCGCCTGAAGCAGAAACGCCGGACCCTGAAGAACCGGGGCTACGCGCAGTCGTGCCGCTTCAAGCGCGTGCAGCAAAAGCACGTACTGGAGAACGAGAAGACCCAGCTCATCAACCAGGTAGAGCAGCTCAAGCAAGAGATCAACCGGCTGGCCCGAGAGAGAGACGCCTACAAACTCAAGTGCGAGAAACTGACCGGAGCGAACGGGTTCCGTGAGGCAGGATCCACGAGCGACAACCCGTCCTCTCCAGAGTTCTTCATGTGA